From the genome of Ornithobacterium rhinotracheale, one region includes:
- a CDS encoding phospholipase effector Tle1 domain-containing protein has product MARTFVYNTGSLKESIEDIHLQVGVFFDGTANNRTNTMIRKKYYAIEEGKGQKPSPHEKRIYETIGKNSTSFSNDFSNVARQSFSTEPNQYTIYVEGIGTMDKEKDDSDGLGFGVGKAGIRKKVRKGCEELAKRIDTIVGDKKKSTKSMKIYLTIDVFGFSRGAAAARNFLHEINGNDKKNEIIKKGSITYYKEERTIPNYGNNYQKVKYIKKKREALLDIDGEEVKKSQYLMNNRYPKLGYLGYCLLSQGILKKEELEALSLDVRFVGLYDTVASYDKDKSLINGALSKGFDGAVKSLKLNDIGSFARAVHFTAMDEHRINFALTRLPKISKVEEFDLPGVHSDIGGSYNNHPKKYKEKVTIEEHVSKKTIDILINILIKQGWYKGNQLEIDWSVLGYYLTGKRILSKAYSFIPLEFMDRMFKKIIDDKEKQSIFIKSKEVDKKYLIDGHPILIKSKRILEGYVFDGKEKWIFKTNDKSENTKLLKELRNHYLHWSAHYDEKVIGIPPMKPTSDRKRKEY; this is encoded by the coding sequence ATGGCAAGAACATTTGTATACAACACAGGCTCACTCAAAGAGTCTATAGAAGATATTCACTTACAAGTAGGAGTGTTTTTTGATGGTACGGCAAATAACCGAACTAATACAATGATTCGTAAAAAATATTATGCTATAGAAGAAGGCAAAGGACAAAAACCTTCACCTCATGAGAAAAGGATTTATGAAACTATAGGAAAGAATAGCACGAGTTTTTCAAATGATTTTAGTAATGTAGCACGACAGTCGTTTAGTACGGAACCTAATCAATACACTATCTATGTAGAAGGTATTGGTACTATGGATAAAGAAAAAGATGATAGCGATGGTTTAGGCTTTGGGGTTGGAAAAGCGGGTATCAGAAAAAAGGTAAGAAAAGGTTGTGAGGAATTAGCTAAAAGAATTGATACTATAGTAGGAGATAAAAAAAAATCAACAAAATCAATGAAAATCTATTTAACGATAGATGTATTTGGTTTTAGTCGTGGAGCAGCAGCAGCCCGTAATTTTTTGCATGAAATCAATGGGAATGATAAAAAAAATGAGATCATAAAAAAAGGAAGTATTACTTATTATAAAGAAGAAAGAACAATCCCTAATTATGGGAATAATTATCAAAAAGTAAAATATATAAAAAAGAAGAGAGAAGCATTGTTGGATATAGACGGAGAAGAAGTAAAAAAGTCTCAATATCTTATGAATAACAGATACCCTAAATTAGGATACTTAGGTTATTGTTTATTATCTCAAGGAATACTAAAGAAAGAAGAATTAGAGGCTTTAAGTTTGGATGTTCGTTTCGTTGGGCTATATGATACGGTAGCTTCATATGATAAAGATAAAAGTTTAATAAACGGGGCTTTGAGTAAAGGTTTTGATGGGGCAGTGAAAAGTCTCAAGTTAAATGATATAGGTTCATTTGCTCGGGCAGTTCATTTTACAGCTATGGATGAACACCGTATTAATTTTGCACTTACTCGGTTGCCTAAAATATCTAAGGTGGAAGAATTTGATTTGCCGGGGGTACATAGCGATATAGGAGGTAGTTATAACAATCATCCTAAAAAATATAAGGAAAAGGTTACCATAGAAGAGCATGTGTCTAAGAAAACTATAGATATATTGATAAATATTTTGATAAAACAAGGATGGTATAAAGGAAACCAATTAGAGATAGATTGGAGTGTTTTGGGTTACTATCTAACAGGTAAGAGGATTTTAAGCAAAGCGTATAGTTTTATTCCACTAGAGTTTATGGATAGAATGTTCAAAAAAATTATTGATGATAAAGAAAAGCAGAGTATTTTTATTAAAAGTAAAGAAGTCGATAAGAAATATTTAATAGATGGTCATCCTATTCTCATAAAGTCAAAGAGAATACTCGAGGGTTATGTATTTGATGGTAAAGAAAAATGGATATTTAAAACAAATGACAAATCTGAAAAT
- a CDS encoding DUF2931 family protein: protein MEQEFEWEEKKAAPLGYPVEVYRGGFSTNAGYFRSLVSSITTGKHGWGYGGGGMSSHKAPIPDRLHTIWFSYAEGCFYEVDTEIDKLKMLALFREGYDWLDANGNIRHKVYDEIIAGFAPGGVVVVWVAGSTQQVEIGRYQGRKIIIPQEEIDALPQEDKLLFDKENQKEVMEDNSVIPQEVIEANKNKPIPFGLWDTYRKKYPWRLVFKFRGETKLYSNETVTMKLINGERLDLFYNSFPMNTPFYQAIPKEVLFSWEVSEGTFYGGGCEFEEEAILSAFEKIFRDAEEDVTADLVISVNQANTYMVVRLIGNGKEIVIPTTKVEAY, encoded by the coding sequence ATGGAGCAAGAATTTGAATGGGAAGAAAAAAAGGCAGCACCACTGGGGTATCCCGTAGAAGTATATAGAGGAGGCTTTAGCACAAATGCAGGCTACTTTAGAAGTTTAGTAAGTAGTATAACCACAGGTAAACATGGTTGGGGCTATGGTGGAGGTGGTATGAGTAGTCATAAGGCACCAATACCCGACCGTTTACACACCATATGGTTCTCTTATGCAGAAGGTTGTTTTTATGAGGTAGATACAGAGATAGATAAATTGAAAATGTTAGCCCTTTTTAGAGAGGGCTATGATTGGTTAGATGCTAATGGGAATATACGCCATAAAGTTTATGACGAAATTATAGCAGGCTTTGCCCCTGGAGGAGTGGTAGTGGTATGGGTAGCAGGATCTACCCAGCAGGTAGAGATCGGTAGGTATCAAGGTAGGAAGATTATAATTCCTCAAGAGGAAATAGATGCGTTACCTCAAGAAGACAAATTGCTATTTGATAAAGAAAATCAAAAAGAGGTAATGGAAGATAATAGCGTAATCCCTCAAGAAGTTATAGAAGCCAATAAAAACAAGCCTATACCTTTTGGTTTATGGGATACTTATCGAAAGAAATACCCATGGCGGTTAGTTTTTAAGTTTAGAGGAGAAACAAAATTATATTCTAATGAAACTGTTACCATGAAATTAATAAATGGGGAAAGATTAGATTTATTCTATAATAGTTTTCCAATGAATACACCTTTTTATCAAGCAATACCCAAAGAAGTTTTATTTTCATGGGAAGTTTCAGAAGGTACTTTCTATGGCGGTGGTTGTGAATTTGAAGAGGAGGCTATTCTATCCGCTTTTGAAAAAATTTTTAGAGATGCAGAGGAAGATGTTACAGCAGATTTGGTAATTTCAGTAAATCAAGCTAATACCTATATGGTAGTTAGATTAATAGGGAATGGTAAGGAAATCGTGATTCCTACTACAAAAGTTGAGGCTTATTAA
- a CDS encoding DUF2931 family protein, producing MEQKFEYEANTGAPMGYPAEVYKGEFINTNNGSSMSLWGGITAGNRSWGTATGGGWGHSNHPLPDHLHVIWLSYAEDCFYEVNTPIDKDKILSLFREGYLWMGANGNIRPDNYDQITAGFAPGGVVVVWVAGATQQVEIGRYQGKKIVIPQKEIQAAKQNPEYKLLFDKENRKEVMQDNSVIPQEVIDVNKNKPIPYGLWDTYRKKYPWRLVFKFRGESVLNSKGAIKNKFLNGEKFELYAKDFPIEKPFLQAVPRSFSFSWKAPDGFYYAGYCKFEEETILSAFEEIFSDNSRDITADLVISVNQANTYFIVRLIGSNGKEIVIPTPEIEVFRATRYDNM from the coding sequence ATGGAGCAAAAATTTGAATACGAAGCCAATACAGGAGCCCCTATGGGATATCCCGCAGAAGTATATAAAGGCGAGTTTATAAATACTAATAATGGTAGCTCTATGAGTTTATGGGGTGGGATAACAGCAGGAAATAGAAGTTGGGGAACGGCCACAGGAGGAGGCTGGGGGCATTCTAACCATCCCCTGCCCGACCACTTGCACGTAATTTGGCTATCCTATGCCGAGGATTGTTTCTATGAGGTAAACACCCCAATTGACAAAGACAAAATATTATCTCTTTTTAGGGAGGGATACCTTTGGATGGGAGCCAATGGCAATATACGCCCCGATAATTACGACCAAATTACCGCAGGATTTGCCCCTGGGGGTGTGGTGGTGGTTTGGGTGGCAGGTGCTACCCAACAAGTAGAAATCGGGAGGTATCAAGGCAAAAAAATTGTTATCCCGCAGAAAGAAATTCAAGCGGCAAAGCAAAACCCAGAATACAAATTGCTATTTGACAAGGAAAATCGAAAAGAGGTAATGCAAGATAATAGCGTTATCCCTCAGGAGGTTATTGATGTCAACAAAAACAAACCTATTCCCTATGGGCTTTGGGATACTTACCGAAAAAAGTACCCTTGGCGTTTAGTCTTTAAGTTTAGAGGAGAATCTGTTTTGAATTCAAAAGGTGCAATTAAAAATAAATTCTTAAACGGAGAAAAATTCGAGTTATATGCTAAGGATTTTCCAATAGAAAAGCCTTTTTTACAAGCAGTACCTAGAAGTTTTTCTTTCTCATGGAAAGCGCCAGATGGTTTCTATTACGCAGGATATTGCAAATTTGAAGAGGAGACAATATTATCCGCATTTGAGGAGATATTTAGTGATAATAGCAGAGATATTACAGCAGATTTGGTAATATCTGTTAACCAAGCCAATACCTATTTTATAGTAAGGCTAATAGGCAGTAATGGGAAAGAGATTGTCATTCCTACACCAGAAATTGAAGTATTCCGAGCAACTCGTTATGATAATATGTAA
- a CDS encoding type VI secretion system Vgr family protein translates to MTNNPLNNPDHPLHIKTYQDFLADVNNPVVMPTLYIGGKPFLEREHFRVEIHQYTGKHDEFTIIVSDEVVDDFYGFLMRQSRLLLGEQFLLNFHQYGKVIQSFQGIVTHVSNKKNGDSGTGDLYITASAPSILLENGKNSRSFEKMTVEQIIAEVCKNYPPEAKVKVIGGLNTKNSLDYTVQYNESDYAFLTRLANRLGEYFYYDGKQLIFGNRAQKQITLSEGDDLAEVSFDLKIQNQNFTQYVYDEAFGDVFTHNADNTFTPPKDNPILGTAIQLAKKTFTQKSSHYSSNFTMGDEDSDARYKVPLYKEKLQHMMWVKGKSRNPLLKSGSLADMYDINGKAMEIYRILEITHHLDGDTYWNEFVGIPDIFVSPYVDENAFAKCEDQPAIVKDNNDPQGLGRVRVQFIWQRPTNEYSPWIRVVQPHGGSGKGFYFIPEIDEEVMVSFENQNAERPYVIGSHYNGKSKSGYHTAGNDKKVIHTRSGTKIILNDADGSVFIEDPSGNTYLMDGQGNINVNAPKNMTFTAGENVNISAGKNIITNAGQDMNIGVGNNMSTNVGNDHSVQITNNHTFNSNDYQQNVKGNKTIDVGGSLEESTSETTHRAKSGDILMQSAGVAQVLGKIDAKVNKG, encoded by the coding sequence ATGACTAATAATCCTTTGAATAATCCAGACCATCCTCTTCACATCAAGACTTATCAAGACTTTTTAGCTGATGTGAATAATCCTGTGGTGATGCCTACGCTTTATATAGGTGGCAAACCCTTTTTGGAGCGAGAGCATTTTAGGGTAGAGATACACCAATACACAGGAAAACATGATGAATTTACCATTATTGTATCCGATGAAGTGGTAGATGACTTCTATGGATTTTTAATGCGTCAATCCCGCTTACTTTTAGGGGAGCAATTTTTATTAAACTTCCATCAGTATGGGAAGGTGATTCAGAGTTTTCAAGGTATTGTTACCCACGTTAGCAACAAGAAGAATGGCGATAGCGGTACGGGGGACTTATACATTACGGCATCAGCTCCCAGTATATTATTAGAGAATGGGAAGAATAGCCGTAGTTTTGAGAAAATGACAGTAGAGCAAATTATAGCAGAAGTATGTAAAAATTACCCACCAGAAGCCAAAGTAAAAGTAATAGGCGGTTTAAATACCAAAAACTCATTGGACTATACGGTTCAGTATAACGAATCGGACTATGCGTTTTTGACTCGTTTAGCCAATCGTTTAGGGGAATATTTTTATTACGATGGCAAACAGCTTATTTTTGGTAATCGAGCCCAAAAGCAAATCACTCTAAGTGAAGGCGATGATTTAGCCGAAGTTAGTTTTGATTTAAAAATACAGAATCAGAATTTTACCCAATATGTTTACGATGAAGCCTTTGGAGATGTCTTTACGCACAATGCCGATAATACCTTTACACCTCCAAAAGACAATCCTATATTAGGTACGGCGATACAATTAGCAAAAAAGACTTTTACGCAGAAAAGTAGTCATTATTCAAGTAACTTTACTATGGGTGATGAAGATAGTGATGCCCGCTATAAAGTTCCGTTATACAAAGAGAAGTTACAACATATGATGTGGGTTAAGGGCAAGAGTCGTAATCCACTACTCAAATCAGGGAGTTTAGCCGATATGTACGATATTAATGGAAAAGCGATGGAAATTTATCGTATTTTGGAGATAACCCATCACTTAGATGGTGATACCTATTGGAATGAGTTTGTAGGTATTCCTGATATTTTTGTGTCGCCTTATGTAGATGAGAATGCTTTTGCTAAATGTGAAGACCAACCCGCTATTGTAAAGGATAACAACGACCCACAAGGTTTAGGACGAGTAAGAGTACAGTTTATCTGGCAACGCCCTACCAATGAGTACTCGCCTTGGATACGCGTGGTACAACCTCATGGTGGTTCAGGCAAAGGTTTTTATTTTATCCCAGAGATAGATGAGGAAGTGATGGTATCTTTTGAAAATCAAAACGCCGAAAGACCTTATGTGATAGGTAGCCATTATAACGGAAAAAGTAAAAGTGGGTATCATACCGCAGGAAATGATAAAAAGGTAATCCATACGAGAAGTGGCACGAAGATTATTCTAAATGATGCAGATGGTAGCGTTTTTATAGAAGACCCCAGTGGAAATACTTACCTTATGGACGGACAAGGAAATATTAATGTGAATGCACCGAAGAATATGACTTTTACCGCAGGAGAAAATGTAAATATCAGTGCGGGTAAAAATATAATAACTAATGCAGGACAAGATATGAATATAGGGGTTGGTAATAATATGAGTACTAATGTAGGAAATGACCATAGTGTACAAATTACAAACAATCATACTTTTAATTCAAACGATTATCAGCAAAATGTCAAAGGGAATAAGACCATTGATGTTGGAGGAAGTTTAGAGGAATCTACCTCTGAAACTACTCATAGAGCGAAAAGTGGTGATATTCTTATGCAGAGTGCAGGAGTTGCCCAAGTTCTAGGAAAAATAGATGCTAAAGTTAATAAAGGATAA
- the tssD gene encoding type VI secretion system tube protein TssD: MSFLAKLEIDGTTYNVLECKYKFKQNYSETGKPMGLPQGGDIYLRIESQGSTEFFDWMIDPSHTKDGKITFFRRDAMSKLQEINFKKAFCIAFSEHFNAIDKEPLQIEMTISTHVFDLNGTVHEKRWKK; this comes from the coding sequence ATGTCTTTTTTAGCCAAACTCGAAATAGATGGTACTACCTACAATGTACTAGAATGCAAATATAAATTCAAACAAAATTATAGTGAAACAGGAAAGCCTATGGGATTGCCCCAAGGTGGCGATATTTACCTTCGTATCGAGAGTCAAGGGAGTACCGAGTTCTTTGACTGGATGATAGATCCAAGCCATACGAAAGATGGAAAAATCACCTTTTTTCGAAGAGATGCGATGAGCAAATTGCAAGAGATCAACTTTAAGAAAGCTTTTTGTATTGCCTTTTCAGAACATTTTAACGCAATAGATAAAGAACCTTTACAAATAGAAATGACCATTTCTACACATGTATTCGATCTGAATGGTACTGTACATGAGAAGCGTTGGAAGAAATAA
- the tssD gene encoding type VI secretion system tube protein TssD, producing MSFKAKLKVAGKEYNLLSVSYGLFQETDATGRPSTVTRGGKIDLVVESTGETDFFEWMTNSFERKDGSIVFFKRDSEATLKELKFTEAYIVKHKEIFDSVGKQPLKEQFTLSARKIEMGTGAYENEWV from the coding sequence ATGTCTTTTAAAGCAAAATTAAAAGTGGCAGGTAAAGAATATAATCTATTGAGTGTGTCTTATGGTTTATTTCAAGAAACAGATGCCACAGGTAGACCCTCTACAGTTACGCGAGGAGGAAAGATAGACTTAGTAGTAGAGAGTACAGGTGAAACAGATTTTTTTGAATGGATGACCAATTCTTTTGAGCGTAAAGATGGTAGTATTGTATTCTTTAAACGCGACAGCGAAGCTACCCTCAAAGAATTGAAATTCACGGAGGCTTATATCGTAAAACATAAAGAGATTTTTGACTCTGTAGGAAAGCAACCCCTTAAAGAGCAGTTTACACTATCAGCAAGAAAGATAGAGATGGGGACAGGAGCTTATGAAAATGAGTGGGTATAA
- the tssD gene encoding type VI secretion system tube protein TssD has protein sequence MSFKAKFKVAGKERNILAIDFGMLQETDATGRPSSVTRGGKVNITVEGTGETDLFEWMTNSFERKDGSIVFLKRDSEATLKELKFKEAYIVKYKEEFDASSDTPLTEVFTISAKEIELGNAKHINEWV, from the coding sequence ATGTCATTTAAAGCAAAATTCAAAGTAGCTGGTAAGGAGAGAAATATCCTTGCCATAGATTTCGGAATGTTACAAGAAACGGATGCCACAGGTAGACCATCATCAGTAACAAGAGGAGGGAAAGTAAATATCACGGTGGAAGGAACAGGAGAAACAGACCTTTTCGAATGGATGACCAATTCTTTTGAGCGTAAAGACGGAAGCATTGTTTTTCTAAAAAGAGATAGCGAAGCTACCTTAAAGGAGTTGAAGTTCAAAGAGGCTTATATTGTGAAATACAAGGAGGAGTTTGATGCGTCAAGTGATACGCCGTTAACGGAGGTTTTCACGATTTCTGCTAAAGAGATTGAGTTGGGTAATGCCAAGCATATCAATGAGTGGGTATAA
- a CDS encoding type VI secretion system baseplate subunit TssF has product MSKDHIKDRILRRAAKIWGYNELVSEHAFDPIVNLLLSALASELEKLDYELENSRSRIMERILEVLFPEEVTGVVPARTLLQIDALKNNQPISFYNKFRAEYQQQNIYDPASSTVRLVDFSPTIEAKLTTARLRYIAYGNKMLKQESFFFEDIVSQANIPLPSGVMWGGLDVSDAQTIEDLLLYITINNEYQKELFYHYLKQVKVIFNGKDYRLYRGYNIPQNLNISGIMKDNYNEVKTLYNEVNQHFEPYFYTIKGILKTDIEAQSQEGQEKINLVEKELFTQYFTQTEIANEENIAWIKFEFSEIIAPEILQNVRVAINCVPVINNIHTEVTKRIKGSFNLFPIVGEGVFLGLDYVKDDFGNRLDTRKESNGANDITAVLRRNGVSRFDSRNALELLNYVLELIKDETAAFSSVINQSNVQELHHIQQNLASLEQTIKEQNITVSDNPYLVISGANNREIDINCHISYWHTYAEQANAIKAGSVLKVSSSDKATPTGNAIMLLPSFGGRKSLSPEERILEYRYTMLSRGRIVTEADIEVFAWKHFKNTITQIEIKKGTQKEVGIKNGFSRTLDLYITKNTTNQISNSEWKYLCDSFLIQLKNNSANVYPYRIFVI; this is encoded by the coding sequence ATGAGTAAAGACCATATAAAAGACAGGATATTAAGGAGAGCAGCAAAGATTTGGGGATACAACGAACTCGTATCAGAACACGCTTTTGATCCCATTGTGAATTTACTTTTGTCGGCACTTGCCTCTGAACTTGAAAAGCTGGATTATGAGTTAGAAAATTCTCGTTCTAGGATTATGGAACGAATTTTAGAAGTGCTTTTTCCGGAAGAGGTTACAGGCGTAGTGCCAGCAAGAACACTGCTACAAATAGATGCTTTGAAAAATAATCAGCCTATAAGTTTCTACAATAAATTCAGAGCCGAATATCAACAGCAAAATATCTATGACCCTGCAAGTTCTACCGTAAGACTTGTCGATTTTAGCCCAACCATAGAGGCAAAACTTACTACCGCTCGGTTAAGATATATCGCTTATGGTAATAAGATGCTGAAACAAGAAAGTTTCTTTTTTGAAGATATAGTATCGCAAGCCAATATTCCTTTGCCATCAGGGGTGATGTGGGGTGGGCTTGATGTTTCTGACGCTCAAACCATCGAAGATTTATTACTTTATATCACTATCAATAACGAATATCAAAAAGAGTTATTTTATCATTACCTCAAACAAGTGAAAGTTATCTTTAATGGTAAAGATTATAGGCTTTATCGAGGATACAATATTCCTCAGAATTTGAATATTTCTGGGATAATGAAAGATAATTACAATGAGGTTAAAACCCTTTATAATGAAGTAAATCAGCATTTTGAACCTTATTTTTATACAATAAAAGGAATACTTAAGACCGATATAGAGGCTCAGTCTCAAGAGGGACAAGAAAAAATAAACCTCGTAGAAAAGGAATTATTTACCCAATATTTTACACAAACAGAAATTGCTAATGAAGAAAATATAGCTTGGATAAAGTTTGAATTTTCAGAAATAATTGCTCCGGAGATACTCCAAAATGTCCGAGTAGCCATTAATTGTGTCCCTGTAATCAACAATATTCATACCGAAGTAACCAAACGAATCAAAGGTAGCTTTAACTTATTTCCGATTGTAGGAGAAGGTGTATTTTTAGGGTTGGACTATGTGAAAGATGACTTTGGAAATCGCTTAGATACGAGAAAAGAATCAAATGGAGCTAATGATATTACCGCTGTGCTTAGAAGAAATGGAGTTTCTCGATTTGATAGCCGAAATGCCTTAGAATTGCTAAATTATGTTTTAGAGTTAATTAAAGATGAAACCGCAGCATTTTCTTCAGTCATCAATCAGTCTAATGTTCAGGAGCTTCATCACATTCAGCAAAATTTGGCCTCTTTGGAGCAGACTATTAAAGAGCAAAATATTACGGTTTCTGACAATCCCTATCTTGTTATATCAGGAGCTAATAATAGAGAGATAGACATCAACTGTCATATTTCTTATTGGCATACTTATGCCGAGCAAGCCAATGCTATTAAAGCTGGGTCGGTACTAAAAGTGTCTTCCTCTGATAAAGCAACCCCTACTGGAAATGCCATAATGTTATTGCCTTCCTTTGGAGGAAGAAAAAGTTTATCCCCAGAAGAGCGAATACTTGAATATAGATATACGATGCTATCAAGAGGTCGTATTGTTACTGAAGCCGATATTGAAGTTTTTGCTTGGAAACATTTTAAAAATACCATTACCCAAATAGAAATCAAAAAGGGAACGCAAAAAGAAGTAGGTATCAAAAACGGTTTTAGTAGAACTTTGGATTTATATATCACGAAGAACACTACCAATCAGATTAGTAATTCAGAGTGGAAATACCTATGTGATAGTTTTCTCATTCAATTAAAAAACAATTCAGCCAATGTCTATCCCTATCGTATATTTGTAATTTAG
- a CDS encoding GPW/gp25 family protein has product MSGAYYKLPIDFDALKQRKDLVQIPLEDSIRQHLFVLITTTLGECKFDHTYGCELWEMDFDLLKSDNELKQFICDSVFQSIKTHEKRLFLQNIDLRINQESFGSRKESRVKKKIVLSLKGLVRETNRELIYTTSFYVGPLSY; this is encoded by the coding sequence ATGAGTGGAGCGTATTATAAATTACCCATAGATTTTGATGCTTTAAAGCAGAGGAAAGATTTAGTTCAGATCCCTTTGGAAGACTCTATAAGGCAGCATCTTTTTGTGTTGATTACCACCACGCTTGGAGAATGTAAATTTGATCACACCTATGGGTGTGAATTGTGGGAGATGGACTTCGACTTATTAAAAAGTGATAATGAATTGAAACAATTTATATGTGACTCCGTTTTTCAATCAATAAAAACACATGAGAAAAGATTATTTTTACAAAATATTGATTTAAGGATCAACCAAGAGAGCTTTGGAAGTCGTAAAGAAAGTCGTGTTAAAAAGAAAATTGTTTTATCCTTAAAAGGGCTAGTTAGAGAGACGAATAGAGAGCTCATTTATACCACTTCATTTTATGTAGGTCCTCTATCCTACTAA
- the tssO gene encoding type VI secretion system TssO, producing MEILNRDKRRKAFLFFILFFVASVAILIAAITFNIYFPFKENALLKHENQRIEKEMQTQDNFSYQLEKVKAAVDSLGTSGYKDDFFNEKLALSILADMYKQLPKDTLKNKNMYNNTIIAYKQLIDAKKQIKQLSIEQKTMDSLSTINKKLKEEYDKIKIDLEVCKQLYQVQ from the coding sequence ATGGAAATACTTAATAGAGATAAAAGAAGAAAAGCGTTCCTATTTTTTATTCTATTTTTTGTTGCATCAGTAGCTATTTTGATTGCGGCCATTACTTTTAATATTTATTTTCCTTTTAAAGAAAATGCTCTTCTAAAACATGAAAACCAGCGTATAGAAAAAGAAATGCAAACGCAGGATAACTTTTCGTATCAATTAGAGAAAGTTAAAGCAGCGGTGGACTCCCTTGGCACCTCGGGATATAAGGATGATTTTTTTAACGAAAAATTAGCTTTGTCAATACTAGCTGATATGTATAAACAATTACCCAAAGATACACTGAAAAATAAAAATATGTATAATAATACCATTATTGCCTATAAACAATTAATTGATGCCAAAAAACAGATTAAACAGTTATCAATAGAACAAAAGACAATGGACAGTCTTAGTACTATTAATAAAAAATTGAAAGAAGAGTATGATAAAATTAAAATAGACTTAGAGGTATGTAAACAATTATACCAAGTGCAGTAA
- a CDS encoding TssN family type VI secretion system protein produces the protein MNRIKEYFVNLIDPQLLVVLLLLIVAVVALTLIFSKKIPEYKKYKTNIYIYLFLIVIVYAMVAFLGYNKLFSEHLMYEFIFYQVFSLVIGSIHCYVYHNFFNKFEQEKSPMEYLFALLVTFYGIIPFFLIYSFFNGSQYVYLMLGHYILFFVPTFVNDTFNRAMKIPPKVYLTWQFPENYRELAGVSDEEMRDLVVFTFLIGRSEDSRKLSTYRVKGPTRIDFGRLFFNFVLDYNERHPTEQIEIKNENGNLYEWVFFKQPKWYKATQYIDPRYTLYMNGIEENSVIFCVRSEHMIDEKNSFNSEYEDADFEYNKDKDNDRVNNF, from the coding sequence ATGAATAGAATAAAAGAATACTTTGTGAATTTAATTGATCCACAACTTTTGGTTGTATTACTATTGCTGATTGTGGCAGTTGTTGCACTTACGCTTATTTTTTCAAAGAAGATACCCGAGTATAAAAAGTATAAAACTAATATATACATTTACTTATTTCTCATCGTAATTGTATATGCAATGGTTGCTTTTTTGGGGTACAATAAGTTATTTTCAGAACATTTGATGTATGAGTTTATTTTCTATCAAGTGTTTTCATTGGTGATAGGAAGCATTCACTGCTATGTGTATCATAATTTCTTTAATAAGTTTGAGCAGGAGAAGTCCCCTATGGAGTATCTATTTGCTTTATTGGTGACATTCTATGGTATTATACCATTTTTTCTTATATATTCATTTTTTAATGGAAGTCAATATGTTTATCTCATGTTAGGGCATTACATTCTATTTTTTGTACCGACATTTGTTAATGATACTTTTAATAGGGCAATGAAAATTCCACCAAAGGTTTACTTAACATGGCAGTTTCCCGAAAACTATCGAGAATTGGCAGGAGTGAGTGATGAAGAAATGCGAGATTTGGTGGTTTTTACTTTTCTAATAGGCAGAAGTGAAGATTCGAGAAAATTGAGCACTTATCGTGTTAAGGGACCCACACGAATTGACTTTGGAAGACTCTTTTTCAATTTTGTATTGGACTACAACGAAAGACATCCTACGGAGCAAATTGAAATTAAAAATGAAAATGGTAATCTATACGAATGGGTATTTTTTAAACAACCTAAATGGTACAAAGCCACACAATATATTGACCCAAGATACACGCTATATATGAATGGAATTGAAGAGAATAGTGTTATTTTTTGTGTGCGTTCTGAACATATGATTGACGAAAAAAATTCTTTTAACTCGGAATACGAAGATGCCGATTTTGAATACAATAAAGATAAAGACAACGATAGAGTAAATAACTTTTAG